A section of the Pseudomonas lini genome encodes:
- a CDS encoding PIG-L deacetylase family protein, which translates to MKSVSISENSSLAQIWNSAPQLDNIPVINTETLVPAGARAVVIAPHPGDEVVTCGGLLQLLCSLGHPLQLISITDGSASHPGSRQWSEKRLSVFRPQESVEALRRLGLPMHSLKWIRGGFTDNGLAERESELTQFIARYLRPGDVVFSTWCKDGNVDHDAVGRASARAVALVGATLNEVPVWAWHWPTRDHGLIPWHRARKVRLDTWTVARKSHATYAYASQLDGEPAIGIAPMLPPVILERMRLPYEIVFV; encoded by the coding sequence ATGAAATCGGTTTCCATCAGCGAAAACAGCTCGCTCGCGCAGATCTGGAACAGCGCCCCGCAACTGGACAACATCCCTGTCATCAACACCGAAACACTGGTCCCGGCCGGTGCTCGCGCGGTAGTCATCGCGCCGCATCCCGGCGATGAAGTGGTGACCTGCGGTGGTCTGCTGCAGTTGCTGTGCTCCCTGGGTCATCCCCTGCAATTGATCTCGATCACCGACGGTAGCGCCAGCCATCCGGGATCGCGACAGTGGTCGGAAAAACGCCTGAGCGTGTTCCGGCCCCAGGAAAGCGTCGAAGCCTTGCGCCGACTCGGGTTGCCGATGCACAGCCTGAAGTGGATTCGCGGCGGCTTCACTGACAACGGTCTTGCCGAGCGGGAGTCCGAATTGACCCAATTCATCGCCCGTTATCTGCGCCCCGGCGATGTGGTGTTCAGCACGTGGTGCAAAGACGGTAACGTCGACCATGACGCCGTCGGCCGTGCCAGCGCCAGAGCTGTGGCCCTGGTCGGGGCAACGCTCAACGAAGTACCCGTCTGGGCCTGGCACTGGCCGACGCGCGATCACGGGTTGATTCCCTGGCATCGCGCACGCAAGGTACGCCTTGACACCTGGACCGTCGCACGCAAAAGCCACGCCACCTACGCCTACGCCAGCCAACTCGACGGCGAGCCGGCAATCGGCATCGCCCCAATGCTGCCCCCGGTGATACTGGAGCGCATGCGGTTGCCGTATGAAATTGTGTTTGTCTGA
- a CDS encoding malto-oligosyltrehalose synthase, which produces MNQPFNQPLRATLRLQFHKGFTLDQAVPLVPYFASLGISHVYASPLLAARAGSMHGYDVVDPTTVNPELGGEAALRRLVGALREQNMGLILDIVSNHMAVGGGDNPWWLDLLEWGRLSPYGEFFDIQWHSPDPLMEGQLLLPFLGSDYGIALQDGTLPLRFDARRGAFYVEHYEHHFPICPTNYGELLKADDQLNAEQVEQLKSLADRFSTLSYQTDAHSLAIPLKTELYELASDPAILHAIQHTLGTYDSLTPEGFQRLHNLLERQSYRLASWRTAADDINWRRFFDINELGGLRVERPAVFEATHAKIFELVAEGLVDGLRIDHIDGLADPRGYCRKLRRRVDSLAPERHLPIYVEKILGEGETLHRDWSVDGSTGYEFMNQLSLLQHDPEGAQTLGELWSRHSERPADFRQEAQLARQQILNGSLAGDFESVAHALLQVARDDLMTRDLTLGAIRRALQELIVHFPVYRTYISPLGRNCAQDEVFFQQAMEGARQTLGEADWPVLDCLSGWLGGQPWRKHPVGRPRKLLKHACVRFQQLTSPAAAKAVEDTALYRSAVLLSRNDVGYNTEQFSAPVADFHAACANRLTEFPDNLLATATHDHKRGEDTRARLAVLSERSTWYTEQVEHWRTLADELRTEPGAPSAGDELILYQAILGSWPLELRSDDPVALENYAKRLWQWQRKALREAKLQSSWSAPNEGYEQASHGFLERLLLSPEGEPLRAALGAAAQSIAAPGALNGLAQTLLRMTVPGVPDLYQGNEFWDFTLVDPDNRRPVDYVSRQQAMHLRLDLADLLVNWRDGRIKQTLITQTLNRRAEHAGLFQKGIYQALEVLGSQAQRVLAFAREWQGKRAIVIVPIRCAELLENSAEPQIDAPLWGDTRVKLPFAVPEENMKGLFASITVTKHRELMVSAALGDFPVNLFIQTTQA; this is translated from the coding sequence ATGAATCAACCGTTCAACCAACCGCTGCGGGCAACCCTGCGGCTGCAATTTCATAAAGGTTTCACTTTGGATCAAGCAGTGCCGCTGGTGCCGTACTTCGCCAGCCTGGGCATCAGCCACGTCTATGCCTCACCGCTGCTCGCCGCCCGCGCGGGGTCCATGCATGGCTACGACGTGGTGGACCCGACCACGGTCAACCCTGAACTGGGCGGCGAAGCTGCATTGCGCCGTTTGGTCGGCGCATTGCGCGAACAGAACATGGGGCTGATCCTCGACATCGTCTCCAACCACATGGCCGTCGGCGGTGGCGATAATCCCTGGTGGCTCGACTTGCTGGAATGGGGGCGACTGAGCCCTTACGGCGAGTTCTTCGACATTCAATGGCACTCGCCCGACCCCTTGATGGAAGGCCAATTGCTGCTGCCGTTTTTGGGCAGCGATTACGGCATCGCCTTGCAAGACGGCACCCTGCCCTTGCGTTTCGATGCCCGGCGCGGCGCCTTTTATGTCGAGCACTACGAGCATCACTTCCCGATTTGCCCCACGAACTACGGCGAACTGCTCAAGGCGGATGATCAGTTGAATGCCGAGCAGGTCGAGCAGCTCAAATCCCTGGCAGACCGCTTCAGTACCTTGAGTTACCAGACTGATGCGCACAGCCTGGCGATTCCGCTAAAAACCGAGCTGTATGAACTGGCCAGCGATCCGGCGATTCTTCACGCCATCCAGCACACCCTCGGCACTTACGACTCGCTCACCCCTGAGGGTTTCCAGCGCCTGCATAACCTGCTGGAGCGCCAGAGTTATCGCCTGGCCAGTTGGCGCACCGCGGCGGACGACATCAACTGGCGGCGTTTTTTCGATATCAATGAACTGGGCGGCCTGCGCGTCGAACGCCCGGCGGTGTTCGAGGCGACCCATGCAAAAATCTTCGAGCTGGTGGCCGAAGGTCTTGTCGACGGGCTGCGCATCGACCACATCGACGGCCTCGCCGACCCGCGTGGCTACTGCCGCAAATTACGGCGCAGAGTCGATAGCCTGGCACCGGAGCGGCACCTGCCGATCTACGTCGAGAAGATCCTCGGCGAAGGCGAAACCCTGCACCGCGACTGGTCCGTCGATGGCAGCACCGGTTACGAATTCATGAACCAGTTGTCGTTGCTGCAACACGACCCCGAAGGCGCCCAGACCTTGGGTGAACTCTGGAGCCGGCACAGTGAACGGCCCGCCGATTTCCGTCAGGAAGCACAACTGGCACGCCAACAGATTCTCAACGGCTCCCTCGCCGGCGATTTCGAAAGTGTCGCCCACGCCTTGCTGCAAGTGGCCCGGGACGACCTGATGACCCGGGACCTGACCCTCGGCGCGATCCGTCGGGCCTTGCAGGAACTGATCGTGCACTTCCCGGTGTATCGCACTTACATCAGCCCGCTAGGCCGAAACTGCGCCCAGGACGAGGTGTTTTTCCAACAGGCCATGGAGGGTGCAAGGCAAACCCTTGGCGAGGCCGACTGGCCCGTGCTCGATTGCCTGTCCGGCTGGCTCGGTGGCCAACCCTGGCGCAAACACCCGGTGGGCCGCCCACGCAAACTGCTCAAGCATGCGTGCGTGCGCTTCCAGCAACTGACCTCACCGGCGGCGGCCAAAGCGGTGGAAGACACCGCGCTGTATCGCTCGGCGGTGCTGCTGTCGCGCAACGATGTCGGCTACAACACTGAGCAGTTCAGTGCCCCAGTGGCTGACTTCCATGCGGCCTGCGCCAATCGCCTCACCGAATTCCCCGACAACCTGCTGGCCACCGCGACCCACGACCACAAACGCGGCGAAGACACCCGCGCGCGGCTGGCGGTGTTGAGCGAGCGCAGCACCTGGTATACCGAACAGGTCGAGCACTGGCGAACACTGGCCGATGAATTGCGCACTGAACCCGGCGCGCCCTCGGCGGGCGACGAGCTAATTCTCTATCAAGCGATCCTCGGCAGTTGGCCGCTGGAGCTGCGCAGCGATGATCCGGTGGCGCTCGAGAACTACGCCAAACGCCTCTGGCAGTGGCAACGCAAAGCCCTGCGCGAAGCCAAGTTGCAAAGCAGCTGGAGCGCACCCAACGAGGGATATGAACAGGCGAGCCATGGGTTTCTCGAACGCCTGCTGCTCAGCCCCGAAGGCGAGCCACTGCGCGCTGCCCTCGGTGCGGCGGCGCAGAGCATCGCCGCCCCAGGCGCGTTGAATGGCTTGGCGCAAACCTTGCTGCGAATGACCGTGCCGGGGGTGCCGGATCTCTATCAGGGCAACGAGTTCTGGGACTTCACGCTGGTCGATCCGGACAACCGCCGGCCGGTGGATTACGTCAGCCGTCAGCAGGCCATGCACCTACGATTGGACCTGGCGGATCTGTTGGTGAACTGGCGTGACGGGCGCATCAAGCAAACCCTGATCACCCAGACGTTAAACCGGCGTGCCGAGCATGCCGGGCTGTTTCAAAAAGGGATTTATCAAGCCCTTGAAGTCCTCGGCAGCCAGGCTCAGCGGGTACTGGCATTTGCTCGTGAATGGCAGGGAAAACGGGCAATCGTGATCGTACCTATACGCTGTGCCGAACTGCTGGAAAACAGTGCCGAACCACAGATTGACGCGCCACTCTGGGGCGATACACGGGTCAAATTGCCGTTCGCCGTCCCTGAAGAAAATATGAAGGGACTTTTTGCGAGCATCACAGTCACAAAACACAGGGAGCTGATGGTCAGCGCCGCGCTGGGGGATTTCCCGGTCAATCTCTTTATCCAAACTACCCAAGCTTGA
- the malQ gene encoding 4-alpha-glucanotransferase has protein sequence MSNTQLEILASRAGLAVDWIDANGRPQKVTPAVLRSVLAGLGHPANTALEIDASLLQLQEVQQTRHLPPLLTCDVGVGLDLAHYFEPQTPCEIHLEDGSRINLKLDDNAVLPGLVPVGYQHVSIDDQSFTLAVAPQHCYSVGDAVDSENPRAWGLSVQLYSLRRPGDGGFGDTQALEDLARVAGERGAEALAISPLHAMFSGDTQRYSPYSPSSRLFLNSLYAAPGAILGERALRTAIDATGLATELKHLEALPLIDWPTAAEAKHRLLEALYEGFTHGEHPLHPDFSSFRHAGGEALENHCRFEAIQEARARRGESLDWREWPEQWRDPRSTALAHFAEENSTRIGYYAFCQWLIARSLERAQAAARGAGMSIGLIADLAVGADGGGSQAWSRQDELLASLTVGAPPDILNRSGQGWGISAFSPEGLVRNGFRAFIEMLRANFAHAGGLRIDHVMGLQRLWVIPNDAQPSEGAYLYYPVDDLLRLLTLESHRHQAIVLGEDLGTVPEGLREKLIARSILGMRVLLFEQDNTHFKPILDWPDNALATTSTHDLPTLNGWWHGRDIDWSARLNLVDAPGEIEWRQHREREREGLRRVLSEDPQNFREESHETDQVLDAAIRFLGHTRAPLVLLPMEDALGIEQQANLPGTTDTHPNWSRRLPGASEALLDDPDAARRLELLACARLQAAERDQ, from the coding sequence ATGAGCAATACGCAATTGGAAATACTGGCCAGCCGAGCAGGCCTGGCCGTCGACTGGATCGACGCCAATGGCCGTCCACAAAAAGTTACCCCGGCGGTGTTGCGCTCGGTGCTGGCCGGGCTTGGCCATCCCGCCAATACCGCCCTGGAGATCGACGCCAGCCTGCTGCAATTGCAGGAGGTGCAACAAACCCGGCACCTGCCGCCGCTGTTGACCTGCGACGTGGGCGTCGGCCTTGACCTGGCCCACTACTTCGAACCGCAAACCCCGTGTGAGATCCATCTCGAAGACGGCTCACGGATTAACCTGAAGCTCGATGACAACGCTGTGTTGCCCGGGCTGGTGCCGGTGGGTTATCAGCACGTCAGCATCGACGATCAGTCCTTCACCCTGGCGGTGGCACCCCAGCACTGCTACAGCGTCGGCGACGCCGTAGACAGTGAAAACCCGCGCGCCTGGGGCCTGAGCGTGCAGTTGTACTCGTTGCGTCGCCCCGGCGATGGCGGTTTCGGCGATACCCAAGCCCTCGAAGATCTGGCCCGGGTGGCCGGCGAACGAGGCGCCGAAGCGTTGGCGATCAGCCCGTTGCATGCGATGTTCAGCGGCGACACCCAGCGTTACAGCCCTTACTCGCCGTCCAGTCGCTTGTTCCTCAATAGCCTGTACGCAGCGCCCGGTGCGATTCTCGGTGAACGTGCCCTGCGCACCGCGATCGATGCCACCGGCCTTGCCACTGAGCTCAAGCACCTCGAAGCACTGCCGTTGATCGACTGGCCCACCGCCGCCGAAGCCAAGCACCGCTTGCTCGAAGCCTTGTACGAAGGGTTCACCCACGGTGAACATCCCTTGCACCCAGACTTCAGCAGTTTCCGCCATGCCGGTGGCGAAGCGCTGGAAAATCATTGCCGCTTCGAAGCGATCCAGGAAGCCCGTGCGCGGCGCGGTGAAAGCCTCGACTGGCGCGAGTGGCCCGAGCAATGGCGTGACCCGCGCAGCACCGCCCTGGCGCATTTTGCCGAAGAAAACTCGACCCGCATCGGCTACTACGCGTTCTGCCAATGGCTGATTGCGCGCAGCCTGGAACGCGCCCAGGCCGCCGCCCGCGGTGCCGGCATGAGCATTGGCCTGATCGCCGACCTAGCCGTTGGCGCTGACGGCGGCGGCAGCCAGGCCTGGAGTCGCCAGGACGAATTGCTCGCCTCACTGACCGTGGGTGCGCCACCCGATATCCTCAATCGTTCCGGCCAGGGCTGGGGCATTTCCGCGTTCTCCCCCGAAGGTCTGGTGCGCAACGGCTTTCGCGCGTTCATCGAAATGCTGCGGGCCAACTTCGCCCATGCCGGCGGCCTGCGTATCGATCACGTCATGGGCCTGCAACGACTGTGGGTGATCCCCAACGACGCGCAACCCAGCGAGGGTGCCTACCTCTATTACCCGGTGGACGACCTGCTGCGCTTGCTGACCCTCGAATCCCATCGACATCAGGCCATCGTCCTCGGCGAAGACCTCGGCACGGTGCCCGAGGGGCTGCGCGAGAAACTCATCGCACGCTCGATTCTCGGCATGCGCGTGCTGCTGTTCGAACAGGACAATACTCACTTCAAGCCAATTCTCGACTGGCCGGACAACGCCCTGGCAACCACCAGCACCCATGACCTGCCGACGCTCAATGGCTGGTGGCATGGCCGTGATATCGACTGGAGCGCGCGCTTGAATCTGGTCGACGCCCCGGGGGAAATCGAATGGCGCCAACACCGTGAACGCGAGCGCGAAGGTTTGCGCCGGGTATTGAGCGAGGACCCGCAGAACTTTCGTGAAGAGTCCCACGAAACCGATCAGGTGCTCGACGCCGCGATCCGCTTCCTCGGCCATACCCGCGCGCCGCTGGTATTGCTGCCAATGGAAGATGCCTTGGGTATCGAACAGCAGGCCAACCTGCCCGGCACCACCGACACCCATCCCAACTGGTCGCGCAGGCTGCCCGGCGCCAGCGAAGCCCTGCTTGATGATCCGGACGCCGCCCGGCGCCTGGAACTGCTCGCCTGTGCGCGACTTCAGGCGGCCGAGCGTGACCAATGA
- the glgX gene encoding glycogen debranching protein GlgX, with amino-acid sequence MSSPKKTAPEPRAEASRIREGLPFPLGATWDGLGVNFALFSANATKVELCIFDDAGEVELERIELPEYTDEIYHGYLPDAHPGLIYGYRVYGPYDPANGHRFNPNKLLIDPYAKQLVGRLKWSEALFGYTIGHPDADLSFDERDSAPFVPKCKVIDPAHTWGHDHRVSVPWDKTIIYETHVRGFSMRHPSVPENLRGTFAGLMVDDVLEHIRKLGVSTVELLPIHAFVNDQHLLHKGMTNYWGYNSIAFFAPDPRYLASGKIAEFKEMVAHLHEANLEVILDVVYNHTAEGNEQGPTLSMRGIDNASYYRLMPDDKRYYINDSGTGNTLDLSHPCVLQMVTDSLRYWATEMHVDGFRFDLATILGRYHDGFDERHSFLVACRQDPVLRQVKMIAEAWDCGPGGYQVGNFPPGWVEWNDKFRDTVRAFWKGDDGQLADFASRMTASGEMFNQRGRRPYASVNFVTAHDGFTLNDLVSYNDKHNEANDENNQDGSNNNLSWNHGVEGPTDDPEINELRQRQMRNFFATLLLSQGTPMLVAGDEFARTQEGNNNAYCQDSEIGWVNWDLSEDGKALLKFVKRLIKLRQAYPILRRGRFLVGNYNEDIGVKDVTWLAPDGSEMSIEQWEEGHGRCLGMLLDGRAQETGIRRKGADATLLLVVNAHHDIVNFLLPEVPDGGFWTCMIDTNQPSIRGQERFEFGHEYSVTGRSLLLFELQREEDE; translated from the coding sequence ATGAGTAGTCCAAAGAAAACCGCGCCCGAACCTCGTGCCGAGGCCTCGCGAATCCGTGAAGGCCTGCCCTTCCCGCTTGGCGCGACCTGGGATGGCCTGGGGGTCAATTTCGCGCTGTTTTCGGCTAACGCGACCAAGGTCGAACTGTGCATCTTCGACGATGCCGGCGAGGTGGAACTCGAGCGTATCGAGTTGCCGGAATACACCGACGAGATCTACCACGGCTACTTGCCCGACGCCCACCCGGGGTTGATCTACGGCTATCGCGTGTACGGTCCGTATGACCCGGCCAACGGTCATCGTTTCAACCCCAACAAGCTGCTGATCGATCCCTATGCCAAGCAATTGGTGGGTCGATTGAAATGGTCCGAAGCGTTGTTTGGCTACACCATCGGCCATCCGGACGCCGACCTCAGTTTCGATGAACGGGACAGCGCGCCCTTCGTGCCCAAATGCAAAGTGATCGACCCGGCTCACACTTGGGGTCATGACCATCGTGTCAGCGTGCCATGGGACAAAACGATCATTTATGAAACACACGTACGCGGTTTCAGCATGCGTCACCCCTCCGTCCCCGAAAATCTGCGTGGCACCTTCGCCGGGTTGATGGTCGATGACGTGCTCGAACACATCCGCAAGCTCGGCGTGTCGACCGTGGAATTGCTGCCGATTCATGCCTTCGTCAATGACCAGCATCTGCTGCACAAAGGCATGACCAATTACTGGGGTTACAACAGCATCGCGTTCTTTGCCCCGGACCCACGCTACCTGGCCAGCGGCAAGATCGCCGAGTTCAAGGAGATGGTCGCGCACCTGCACGAGGCCAATCTGGAAGTGATCCTCGACGTGGTCTACAACCACACCGCCGAGGGCAACGAACAAGGCCCGACCCTGTCGATGCGCGGCATCGACAACGCCTCATACTACCGCTTGATGCCCGACGACAAGCGCTACTACATCAACGATTCCGGGACCGGCAACACCCTGGACCTGAGTCACCCGTGCGTGCTGCAAATGGTCACCGACTCCCTGCGTTACTGGGCCACGGAAATGCATGTGGACGGTTTCCGTTTTGACCTGGCGACCATCCTTGGCCGCTACCACGACGGTTTCGACGAGCGTCACAGCTTTCTCGTGGCCTGCCGCCAGGACCCGGTGCTGCGCCAGGTGAAGATGATTGCAGAAGCCTGGGATTGCGGCCCCGGGGGCTATCAAGTCGGCAACTTTCCACCGGGTTGGGTTGAGTGGAATGACAAATTCCGCGACACCGTGCGCGCGTTCTGGAAAGGCGACGACGGTCAACTGGCGGACTTCGCCAGTCGCATGACCGCTTCCGGCGAGATGTTCAATCAGCGTGGCCGGCGGCCGTATGCCTCGGTGAACTTCGTCACCGCCCACGACGGTTTCACCCTGAACGACCTGGTGTCGTACAACGACAAACACAACGAAGCCAACGACGAGAACAATCAGGACGGCAGCAACAACAACCTGTCCTGGAACCACGGTGTCGAAGGCCCCACCGACGATCCCGAGATCAATGAACTGCGCCAGCGCCAGATGCGCAACTTCTTCGCCACGTTGCTGCTGTCCCAGGGCACGCCGATGCTGGTGGCCGGCGATGAGTTCGCCCGCACCCAGGAAGGTAATAACAATGCCTATTGCCAGGACAGCGAGATCGGTTGGGTCAACTGGGACCTGAGCGAAGACGGCAAGGCCCTGCTCAAGTTCGTCAAACGCCTGATCAAATTGCGCCAGGCCTATCCGATTCTGCGTCGCGGGCGCTTCCTGGTGGGCAATTACAACGAAGACATCGGCGTCAAGGACGTGACCTGGCTGGCCCCGGACGGCAGCGAAATGTCCATTGAACAATGGGAAGAAGGCCACGGTCGTTGCCTGGGCATGCTGCTCGATGGCCGCGCCCAGGAAACCGGCATTCGCCGCAAGGGTGCTGACGCAACCCTGCTACTGGTGGTAAACGCCCACCATGACATCGTCAACTTCCTGCTGCCGGAAGTGCCTGACGGAGGTTTCTGGACCTGCATGATCGATACCAATCAACCCTCGATTCGTGGCCAGGAACGCTTCGAGTTCGGTCACGAATATTCAGTCACCGGCCGTTCGCTGCTGCTGTTTGAATTGCAGCGTGAAGAAGACGAGTAA
- the treZ gene encoding malto-oligosyltrehalose trehalohydrolase gives MPLRTLETWPHGAIMLDAEHTRFALWAPDAFFVSLELEDGQSLPLLPQADGWFVIKTRCPAGTRYRYNIDGELTVPDPASRAQAGDIDSHSVVVDPLAYQWQHSAWQGRPWNEAVIYELHVGALGGFSQVEQHLEHLVELGITAIELMPLAQFPGERNWGYDGVLLYAPQASYGSPEQLKHLIDTAHGHGLAVILDVVYNHFGPDGNYLHRYAEGFFREDKHTPWGAAIDFRRREVRDFFIDNALMWLLEYRFDGLRLDAVHAIEDPDFLQELAQRVRRQTDPARHVWLIAENEHNQASLLEQGFDAQWNDDGHNALHVLLTGETDAYYADYAEQPTEQLARCLSQGFVFQGHITRHGTPRGEPSGHLPPTAFVLFLQNHDQIGNRAFGERLHQLAHPDALYAATALLLLSPMIPLMFMGDEFAAEQPFLFFTSHHGELAERVREGRRNEFAAFSAFADPHTREQIPDPNATQTFDASRPTLTANRQSPIYALYRQLLQIRHRHIIAHLPGAQALGAQVLAEGAVTARWRLGDGSQLRIDLNLRDAPVVHTPQADATLLFEHPPQSAGLLNQGMLAPYCALVSLTAAAPLLPPDGERP, from the coding sequence ATGCCGTTACGGACCCTTGAGACCTGGCCCCACGGCGCGATCATGCTGGACGCAGAACACACGCGTTTTGCCTTGTGGGCGCCAGATGCGTTTTTCGTCAGTCTCGAACTGGAAGATGGACAATCCTTGCCGCTGTTGCCTCAGGCCGATGGCTGGTTTGTGATCAAGACCCGCTGCCCCGCGGGTACCCGCTACCGCTACAACATCGATGGCGAGCTTACGGTGCCGGACCCGGCCTCCCGCGCCCAGGCGGGCGATATCGACAGCCACAGCGTGGTGGTCGATCCCCTCGCCTATCAGTGGCAACACAGTGCCTGGCAGGGTCGACCGTGGAATGAGGCGGTGATCTACGAACTGCATGTCGGGGCACTCGGCGGTTTCAGCCAGGTTGAGCAGCATCTGGAACACCTGGTCGAGCTGGGTATAACCGCCATCGAACTGATGCCGCTGGCGCAGTTTCCCGGCGAGCGAAACTGGGGCTATGACGGGGTTTTGCTTTACGCGCCTCAAGCCTCCTACGGCTCGCCCGAACAACTCAAACACCTGATCGACACGGCCCACGGCCATGGCTTGGCGGTGATTCTCGACGTGGTCTACAACCACTTCGGCCCGGACGGCAATTACCTGCATCGCTACGCAGAAGGCTTTTTCCGCGAAGACAAACACACCCCGTGGGGCGCGGCCATCGACTTCCGGCGGCGCGAGGTGCGCGACTTCTTTATCGACAACGCGTTGATGTGGTTGCTGGAGTACCGCTTCGACGGCCTGCGCCTGGACGCGGTGCACGCCATCGAAGACCCGGACTTCCTTCAAGAGCTGGCACAACGGGTGCGGCGGCAAACCGATCCGGCGCGGCACGTGTGGCTCATAGCGGAAAACGAGCACAACCAGGCCAGTCTGCTGGAGCAAGGTTTCGACGCACAGTGGAACGACGACGGCCATAACGCCCTGCACGTTCTGCTCACGGGTGAAACCGATGCCTATTACGCCGACTATGCCGAGCAGCCCACCGAACAACTCGCCCGCTGCCTGAGCCAGGGCTTCGTGTTTCAGGGCCACATCACCCGCCACGGTACGCCGCGCGGTGAGCCGAGCGGTCACTTGCCGCCCACGGCCTTCGTGCTTTTTCTGCAGAACCACGACCAGATCGGCAACCGCGCCTTTGGCGAGCGCCTGCATCAGTTGGCCCATCCTGATGCCCTTTACGCCGCCACCGCGCTGCTGCTGTTGTCGCCGATGATCCCGCTGATGTTCATGGGCGACGAATTCGCCGCCGAGCAACCGTTCCTGTTCTTCACCAGCCACCACGGTGAATTGGCGGAACGGGTGCGCGAAGGACGACGCAACGAGTTCGCGGCGTTCAGCGCCTTTGCCGACCCGCACACACGCGAGCAGATTCCCGACCCGAACGCGACGCAAACCTTCGACGCTTCACGGCCGACACTGACCGCCAACCGCCAATCACCGATTTACGCTCTGTATCGTCAACTGCTGCAGATCCGCCACCGACACATCATCGCGCACCTGCCCGGCGCCCAGGCGCTGGGCGCGCAGGTACTGGCCGAGGGCGCGGTGACGGCGCGCTGGCGGCTGGGCGATGGCAGTCAGTTGCGCATTGATCTGAACCTGCGCGATGCGCCCGTGGTCCACACCCCACAGGCCGACGCGACATTGCTGTTCGAACACCCGCCACAATCGGCCGGTCTGTTGAATCAGGGCATGCTTGCCCCGTATTGCGCGCTAGTCAGCCTCACGGCCGCAGCCCCTTTGCTACCCCCGGATGGAGAGCGCCCATGA
- a CDS encoding DUF2934 domain-containing protein, which yields MSTDDKRIREFAYQIWESEGKPVGQEKRHWEMACKLAEAEALAPGKSSKVTGSKRVGTKSALGKPDGKLVNAKDIEPALKAKTKPKAKPAAASTVIPPGEKTTVKKPRAARKPPTT from the coding sequence ATGAGTACCGACGATAAACGCATCCGCGAGTTTGCCTATCAAATCTGGGAGTCCGAGGGAAAACCCGTGGGCCAGGAAAAACGCCATTGGGAGATGGCCTGCAAACTGGCCGAAGCTGAAGCACTGGCTCCCGGCAAGTCATCGAAAGTGACCGGCAGCAAACGCGTCGGCACCAAGTCTGCGCTCGGCAAGCCAGACGGCAAGCTGGTCAATGCCAAAGACATCGAACCCGCACTCAAAGCTAAAACCAAGCCCAAAGCCAAACCCGCCGCCGCTTCGACAGTGATCCCGCCGGGAGAAAAAACCACGGTGAAAAAGCCTCGCGCCGCGCGTAAACCGCCAACGACCTGA
- a CDS encoding endonuclease/exonuclease/phosphatase family protein, which produces MTSDAERQAVESMLSNTPVAIHRLRVLTVNTHKGFTALNRRFILPELREAVRSTSADLVFLQEVVGEHDRHSSRYNDWPQTSQYEFLADSMWSDFAYGRNAVYPDGHHGNALLSKYPIREFRNLDVSITGPERRGLLHCVLDVPGHAEVHAICVHLSLLESHRQLQLQLLCLLLESLPDDAPVIIAGDFNDWQLQGNAALARRDYLHEAFERHHGRPAKTYPARFPLLRLDRIYLRNASSHEPRILGHKPWTHLSDHLPLAVEVRL; this is translated from the coding sequence GTGACCAGTGATGCCGAACGACAGGCCGTCGAATCAATGCTATCAAACACCCCAGTGGCGATTCATCGTCTGAGAGTGCTGACGGTCAATACCCACAAAGGCTTCACCGCCCTCAACCGGCGTTTCATCCTCCCGGAACTGCGTGAAGCAGTACGTAGCACGTCGGCAGACCTGGTGTTTCTGCAGGAAGTGGTTGGTGAGCACGACCGGCATTCTTCCCGTTACAACGACTGGCCACAGACCTCGCAATACGAGTTCCTGGCCGACAGCATGTGGAGCGATTTCGCTTACGGCCGCAACGCGGTCTATCCCGACGGCCATCACGGCAATGCCCTGCTGTCGAAATACCCGATCCGTGAATTTCGCAACCTCGACGTCTCGATCACCGGTCCCGAGCGGCGCGGGTTGTTGCACTGTGTTCTGGATGTGCCGGGGCATGCCGAAGTGCATGCCATTTGCGTGCACCTGAGCCTGTTGGAAAGCCATCGACAGCTCCAGCTGCAGTTGCTCTGCCTGTTGCTCGAATCGCTGCCCGATGACGCCCCGGTGATCATTGCCGGCGACTTCAACGACTGGCAGTTGCAAGGCAACGCCGCCCTCGCCCGGCGCGACTACCTGCATGAAGCCTTCGAACGCCATCATGGCCGACCGGCGAAAACTTACCCGGCGCGTTTTCCCCTGCTGCGCCTGGACCGGATCTACCTGCGTAATGCCAGCAGTCATGAACCGCGAATACTCGGCCACAAACCCTGGACGCATCTGTCAGACCATTTACCACTGGCGGTGGAAGTGCGCCTGTAA